From Elaeis guineensis isolate ETL-2024a chromosome 16, EG11, whole genome shotgun sequence, a single genomic window includes:
- the LOC105035596 gene encoding uncharacterized protein: MHPSASIEARVRNPSDSQEQRHLDSCSLNDSRSSPGLLFSPSSPSPAGGAAPLPPADAPIVICSLPDTPSSATPAVAGAADISHLRLLLPEAGAEGKSPVTTGAHQPSPKSPSLALVGKVHPGGRLVLRSSSNRWKKKCRASRWQLRRRQIKSPATPRESPAKGHGGLAGEGGSGNDLFKKYRYQPGEASKSTTRDPGASVEVVPGPIDPSALTQNPSSSEGRASKPADREGDMQSKCRCQPQEVHESTTGSLKAASSVVPGPRKSPVLIHNPPLEVGEASSTSVSCGQNPPSPSVPSPAVASLVTDPQISILDIIKMLSKEPDMKYAGADLLETMEMKGMEIPPPPWWRSGGYDG, translated from the exons ATGCACCCGTCGGCCTCCATCGAAGCGCGGGTCCGCAATCCCTCCGATTCTCAGGAACAGCGCCACCTCGACTCCTGCTCCCTCAACGACTCCCGTAGCTCCCCTGgcctcctcttctctccctcctcCCCCTCGCCCGCCGGCGGCGCCGCTCCCTTGCCCCCGGCCGACGCCCCCATTGTCATTTGCTCTCTCCCGGACACCCCCTCCTCCGCCACCCCTGCCGTCGCCGGCGCCGCTGACATCAGCCATCTAAGGTTATTGCTTCCCGAGGCCGGGGCAGAGGGGAAATCTCCAGTGACCACCGGAGCACATCAACCATCTCCCAAATCTCCCTCACTGGCCCTCGTCGGAAAAGTTCACCCCGGCGGCCGCCTGGTTTTGCGGTCATCATCCAACCGCTGGAAGAAGAAATGCAGGGCTTCGAGGTGGCAATTGAGACGCAGGCAGATCAAATCGCCAGCTACTCCTCGCGAATCGCCGGCAAAAGGACATGGGGGTTTAGCTGGAGAGGGTGGATCAggcaatgatcttttcaagaagtACCGGTATCAGCCGGGGGAGGCCTCCAAGAGCACTACTAGAGACCCCGGTGCTTCCGTAGAGGTTGTTCCAGGCCCGATAGATCCGTCGGCTTTGACCCAAAATCCATCATCATCAGAAGGGAGAGCATCGAAGCCAGCAGACCGAGAAGGCGATATGCAGTCGAAGTGCCGGTGTCAGCCGCAGGAGGTCCATGAGAGCACCACTGGAAGCCTCAAAGCTGCTTCTAGCGTTGTTCCAGGGCCGAGAAAGTCTCCAGTTTTGATACACAATCCGCCACTGGAGGTGGGGGAAGCGAGCTCGACTTCTGTTTCTTGTGGCCAAAACCCACCATCGCCCTCTGTCCCTAGTCCTGCTGTAGCATCTTTGGTCACGGATCCCCAGATCAGTATTCTGGATATCATTAAGATGCTGTCGAAAGAGCCCGACATGAAATATGCTGGCGCAGATTTATTGGAAACCATGGAGATGAAAGGCATGGAGATCCCTCCGCCCCCGTGGTGGCGATCCGGAGGCTACGATGGTTG A